In the genome of Nonomuraea sp. NBC_00507, the window GGCTCCTGCTGGCACTGGCCGGCACCTTCCAGTCCCGTCTCGAAGGCCAGGCCGAGGCGGCGATCGTCAAGCTCGATGCCGCCACCTCACTGGACCTGGGGCTGCCCCACTACTTCCGCGGAATCTCCCTGGCCCGCCTGCCCGAGTGCGCCGGCCGCGCGGAGACAGTGGTCGCGGATCTGGAGTTCGTCCTCATGGTCAAGGACCAGTTCCCGCCGGGTTTCATGCGGCCCGTCCACGCGGCGCTGTCACGTGCGTACGACCTGCTCGGCCGCACTGAGGCGGCTGCGCAGGCACGTGGCCGAGCCGGCCACCTGATCACCGACTATTGGGCGAATCCCGACGACGGGTTCCGCTTCGCCCACCAGCGCCTGGTCGAATTCGCGCCGGGCGTATACGTAGCGCAGGGCTATGACTTCTCTGATGTCGGCTTCGTCGTCACCGACAACGGGGTGGTCGCCATCGACGCCGCAAGCACACCCGAGCACGCAGCCGCGGCCCTCCGTGGACTACGCCAAATCACCGAGCTGCCTGTCACGCACGTGATCCTCACGCACACCCACTTGGACCACGTCGGGGGACTCGATGCCCTAACGGCCGACGGCGCCATGGTAATCGCGCAGGCGAACTTCCCCCACGAACTCGCGCTGCAGAACTTCGGCCCACCGCCGCTCGGATACTACCTTTCACGCGGGCAAAGCCGTCGTGCCCACGTCACACCCGACCACCTCGTGGACAACGAGGAGAAGCTGACAGTCGGCGGCGTGGACTTCACGCTCATCCCAATCTCTGGAGGAGAAAGCGATGACGGGCTGGTCATCCACATCCCGAACCTGGACGTGGCCTTCACCGGCGACATGAACATGCCCTATCTCGGCTCGCCGACCCTCGCAGAAGGCTCCGCTCAGGGTCTGTTCGAAGCCATGCAGATGGTCATAGACCTACGACCGCGGCAGCTCATCCACGGGCACACCGCGCTGACCGACAACTATACGATCGAGGCCTTCCCCGGGCTGCTGGCGGCCTTGCGCGACCTGGAACGGATCGTCGCAGCCGGGATCGCAGACGGGCTGACGCTCGTCGAGATCCTGCAGCTCAACCACCTGCCAGACGTTCTCAAGGACCATCCTGTCTCGGTCATGCCGTACCTGGTCACCCGCGACAACTTCATTCAACGTGTGCACCGCCAGCGGACCGGATACTGGCACCGAGGGGGCGAGGGCATTGAGCGCTTCGCGCCCGCGGAACTGGCGGCTGCGCTGAACCTGCTAGCCGGCGAGAGCCCTGCGGCCTTCAATACGGCAGGCCTCGAACTAGCGCGGCGCGGCGAGCACGCACTGGCACTGCATGTCGTCGACCTGGGGCTCCTTAGCCATCCCGACGATCCCGAACTCGTCGGCCTGCGGCAAAGCCTGCTGGATTCGCTGGTCGCGCAGAACCAGATGCTCAACCCATTCAAGTTCATGCACTACGCCGCACTTGCCGACCTCGAACTGGCGCCGCCCGACTGATCCTTGTCGCTCGGCCCTCCGGAACGCGGCCGCCATAGAAATCGAAGGCCGTCGGCCGACGTAGCTGGTCGGGCGAGATCGCCGAGCGGGGGCCTATCAGCGGTGCATCCGTTGGGGACCCAGGTCGCGGGTGGTGTGCGCGAGGGCACGGATCACGGCGTCTTCCGTCTCGGCACGCCCGACCAGGGCGTACGGGAGGGCGTCCATGTCACGGACCGGCAGGTAGACGACGTCCGGCCGGATCAAGTACGGGAACAGGCGGCGACGGTGATGGTCGCGTTCGTCGGTCACATCCGGCGCCCCTTGGGGCGGATCTTGATGTGGCGCATGTCGGTCACCGCGAGCTGCAAGATCTCATGCGGATGCCCGTGCGTCTCCAGCGCGGCCATCGCGCCAAGCGCCGCCTCGTCCTGGCCGTCGTCCGGACCTGCCGGCACCTGGCAGCGAAAGGTGAAAGCCGTCACGCTCTGATCGTGGGTGAACGTCCCGGACGCCATCAACGAGAAGGCCACGGGACTGCTCACCTCACGCAGTTACCGTTCTCCGTGTGATCAGTCAAGGCAGAATCTCGACGTACCCGTCGGTTCCGTGCACGCGGATCCGCTGCCCATCGCGGATCAGTCGGGTGGCGTCGACCACACCGACGACGGCCGGCAATCCGTACTCGCGTGCGATCACTGCCCCGTGAGTCATCAATCCTCCGACCTCCGTCACTAAGCCTGCGATGGCGACGAAGACGGGCGTCCAGCTGGGGTCCGTGTGGGCCGTGACGAGGATGTCGCCCGGTTCGAGGTCGGCCCGTGCCATGTCCAGGATGACGCGGGCCCGGCCTTCGACGGTCCCGGCGGAGACCGGTAGGCCGATCAGCGCGCCGGCCGGCGTATCGTCGCGTCGGTACGTCCCAGAGATGGCCTCGCCATCGGACGTGAGCACCCGGGGCGGCGTGAGTGCTTGATATGACCTGAACGCGTCCTTGCGCCGGCCGATGAGCTGGTCATCCACGCGGTTCGTGCGCACGACGTCGTGGAGCTCCTGGAACGTGAGGTAGAAGATGTCTTCCTTCTCACGAAGTACGTGGGCCTGCACGAGGCGCTCGGCTTCCTCCAACAAGGCCTGCTTGTACACGAAGTAGCGGCTGACCATGCCGTACTTCGGATACTCCCGGTATCCGATGAAGGTCCGGACTCGGTCGATCATCCGCTTCGTCTCTTCGGCCTTGCGCTGCCCGTCCGGCAGGGCACGCAAGCGCTCCAGCAGCTCCTGCTCCTTCTTCCATGCCTCCTGCCGCCCTTGCTCGAAGCGCCGCTCGCCGGCTCCCAGCTCGAAGTTCTTGATGTTGCCGAGGATCATGGGCACGAGCGTGGAGGGGCGTTCACTCCAACGCGGCCGCGTGATGTCGATCTCGCCGACGCAGCGCATGCCGTACTTGTCGAGCCAGGCCTCGATGGCGTCTCGCGCTTCCCGCCCGCCCGCGAGCTTGGGCAGCTCGTCCAGGAAACCCTCGTCCTCGATGTGCTGCAGAAACGCCACCACGTCCGGATACGGTCGGATCACGTCAGCGACGCCCAGGAGCGCCAGCCCCATTTCTGACGTGACGTTGTGGGGCACGGACTGCGTGAGCGTGTCCGCCGCGTTCTTCTCGCCCAGCCACGCCTCCAGCTGCTCGTTGAGCCACCACGTGGCCTCCATCGCCGACATGAACACCTGATGGCTCTGCGGATCGAACAAGATCCGCCTCAGCTCCTGAATGTCCGCCCGAATGAAGTCGAGCAGCGCCTCTCCTGACTTCGTCCGGATGTCGCGCTCCGACGCGGCGATGGATGCCTCGCTGCGCCCGATCAGCTCGGTGACGATGGCCGGATCGGTCTGGATAGGGGCGGCTGGCGCGCCGCCAACCAGTGGCCCGGGGGGACCCTCGTCAGGGAGCGGCCGGATGAAGCCGTCACGATCGAGGACGGTCTGCAGCGCGTCTGCGATCAGCGGATCGGATCTCCCCACGAGCTCCAGGAAGCCGGCGCGGCTTGTCGGCGAGGCCAGCCTCTGGGTGACGTCGACGAACAGGCGGCCGCCGGCCTCGGCTATGGGCGCGGGGGTCGTCATCTGCCAGAAGGAGAGCCCCAGGGGCTTCATCGCGTCGGTCATCATCTGCTGATGGCCGACGGAGATATAGACGTGGTTCTCCCGGTCGCTGGACTCGGGGATGGGGAACAGCGTGGTGATCGGCCGGCTCTGGACGATCTGGAAGCTGTCGTCGACCAGGCACCATTCGATGTCCTGGGGGCGGCCGAAGTGCGCTTCGATCCGCCGGCCGAGCTGCGCGAGCCGCACGACCTGCGCATCCGTCAGCGCCGGCTGCTCCTGCTGCTCCGGGTCGATCGCCTGTTTCTGCGTCCCGCCCGCCGGCGAGGCGTGGATGGCGAGTTGCTTGGCGCCGACCGCCTTGGCGACGACCTCGCCGTCGCGCACCTTGTAGACGTCCGCGTTCACCAGGCCGGAGACCAGGGCCTCGCCGAGGCCGAAGCCGGCTTCTATGGAGGCGACCCTTCGGTTGGACGTGACGGGGTCGGCTGTGAACAGGATGCCGGCCGCCTGCGGGAAGACCATCTGCTGCACGACCACGGCCATGTGGACCGTACGGTGGTCGATGCCGTTCCGCTGGCGGTAGGTCACGGCCCGCTCGGTGAACAGCGAGGCCCAGCATCGGCTGACGTACTGGAGGATCGCGGCCGGGCCCACGACGTTCAGGTACGTGTCCTGCTGGCCGGCGAAGGAGGCCGTCGGCAAGTCCTCTGCCGTCGCGCTGGATCGGACGGCGTAGGCGGCTTGCTCGCCGAGCTGGGCGAGAGCGCGGGTGATCGCCGCCGCGAGATCGCCCGGGATGGCGACCCCTTCGAGGGCCCGGCGGATCTCCGCGCTGAGCGTGCGGATCGCCTCCCGGTCGTCCGGGTTCAGGCGCGACAGCTGATCGAGCCGATCGTCGATCGACGGCGCTTCCGCCATGATCCGCCGGAAGGCATCCGTCGTCACGCAAAAGCCGGCCGGCACGCGGATGCCGTCGATCCGCGACAGCACGCCCAGGTGCGCGCCCTTTCCGCCAACGACCGCGACCTGCGTTTCGTCAACCTCTTGAAGACCCAACACGTACTGCTCGATCATCGCGATCCCTCCGAGGCAGCCGCGCTCCGTTGCCCTGCATCGGCCGGTCGAATCACCGGCGTCTCGAGAACAACGCACGCACGTCGTGCCCCCATGTCTTCGTCCGTTGTTGGTCCGGCCGACGATTCTGCAGCACGACCCGGGTCTTGCGGCAAGCCCCCCAGTCCGCTATACGGTAAAAATGGCAAGGAGTGAGATCTCCTGCCTTGCCATCCGGGTCGTCCGCTGCGGACTGACGCCCTTCTCGTGAAGCGGCGGCGCGCCGCGTACGGGGTACACGTCGTTGGCCCAAGAGGGTTCGCGACCACACGCTCCACAACAGGGTCTTCGTGTGGCGCGGGGGCGGCGGGCGCAGCTGAGAAGTTGATCAGGGGTGTGGTTGACCCTTACCGCGTGTATCTGCGGATGCGGTAGCACAGTCCGGACGTCGAGGACTGCCAGCCTCTGTCCTCGGCGACTTTCCACGTCGGGTCCGGTATCGGGGCGTAGGTGTCGCCGTCCACCGTCGTGTCGACTTCAGTCACCCAGAGCGTCGTGGCATAGGGCAGGGCCGCACGGTAAATTTCTCCGCCGCCGATCACCCATGCCGCAGCAGAGGCGGCCGGCTCCAACGGCTCGGTTGCGAGTTCCAGGGCTTTGGCGATGGACCCGGCACGTTCGGCGCCTTCGGCCGCCCAATGCGGATCGCGAGTCACCACGATGTTGCGCCTGCCGGATAGCGGGCGGAATCGTGAAGGCAGTGAATCCCACGTTTTGCGTCCCATCACCACTGGATGGCCGAGGGTGGTCGCCTTGAAATGCGCCATGTCCTCAGGCAGTCGCCACGGAATCGCGTTATCCGCGCCGATCACGCCATCGAGGGTCTGCGCCCAGATCAGCCCGACGTTCACACCGCCACCGGGGCTTTGATGGCCGGGTGGTGCTGGTAGCCGAGCACTTCCACATCGGAGTAGGCGTAGTCGAAAAGCGAGTCGGCTCGGCGCAGACGCAGCTCGGGGAACTCGAACGGCGTACGCGAGAGCTGCTCGGTCACCTGCTTGACGTGGTTGTCGTAGATGTGGCAGTCGCCGCCGGTCCAGATGAAGTCGCCCGGCTCGAGGTCGGCCTGCTGCGCCATCATGTGCGTGAGCAGGGCGTAGCTGGCGATGTTGAACGGCACGCCGAGGAATAGGTCCGCGCTGCGCTGGTACAGCTGGCAGGAGAGCTTCCCGTCGGCGACGTAGAACTGGAAGAAGGCGTGACAGGGCGCGAGTGCCATCTTGGGCAGCTCGGCGACGTTCCAGGCGGAGACGATCATCCGGCGGGAGTCCGGGTCGCGGCGCAGAGTGTCGAGAACATCGCTGATCTGGTCGATGTGCCTGCCGTCCGGGGTGGGCCAGGCGCGCCACTGCACGCCGTAGACCGGGCCGAGGTCGCCGTTCGCGTCGGCCCATTCGTCCCAGATGGTGACGCCGTGTTCATGCAGCCAGGCGACGTTCGAGTCGCCGCGCAGGAACCACAACAGCTCGTACACGATGGACCTGAGGTGCACCTTTTTGGTGGTGACCAGCGGGAACCCCTGTGAGAGGTCGTAGCGTAGTTGGTGCCCGAAGACACTTCGGGTGCCGGTGCCTGTCCGATCGGCTTTGGTCGTCCCAGAGGTGAGTACCAGCCGCAACAGATCTTCATACTGAGTGTCCACCACGGCCGTCGAGTCTAGTGGCCATCCACAAGCGGGTATGCGCCGACATCCACGTCCGTCGCGCTCAGCGTGCGAAGCCGATCGACCTCCGCGATGTGAACGTCCCCTGGGCAGGGGCGGAGGGCGAGATGTCGGTAGCCGCGCTCCAGAAGCGTTCCAGTTTTAGGGAATAGGGAAAGGCATCTGGGCTCTTCTCCGAGGGAATGGAAGGCTCAACTGGCCCGCGCAGGACGCCGAGACGCTGCCGGACGTTGACCGGCCGTCTATAGGAGCCCTATTCTCGCCCGACGTGAAGCTTCTTAAGATCGCGGCGTTCGCCTGCGCCCTCATCACTCCCTTAGCCGGAACGGCGTCCGCGAACGCCTCGGCATTTCCGGTGAAAAACCCCGTCCTCACCAAGAACGCGCTGTACGAGGCGGGCCCGCTGCCGCCGACGACATGCGACGAACTGCCGATTGAGCCGCACAACTCCGGGCAGGCCCGCGCCTACATTGACGAGGTCATCCGCTGTCTGGAGAACACGTGGGGGCCGTATCTGAAAAAGGCCGGCCTGCCGTATGAGCCGGTCAAGGTTCGGTACGTGAAGCGCCTGCCCAAGAACTACTGCGGTTCCGACGAGGAAGGCAGCCGGGATTCCGAGGTGTGGTATTGCGACTGGGACCGCACCCTGTCCTTCAAACTCGGCCATTCCTGGCTGGCGTCCCCGTCCGACCTCCTGCTCTTCAACAAGGCCGCGCTGATGTACGGCTACCACGTGCAGAAGCTGACCGGCCTTTACGACGCCGGCGAAGACCTCAGGGCCGGCAGCAAGGCCGAGCATCAGGAGCAGGACCGGCGCATGTACCTGCAGATCGAATGTCTGGGTGGCGCCTTCATCCAGAGCGTCTGGCCGATCAAGGGCAGGACCACCGAGGATTGGAACAAGGTCCTGGGATACGTCTGGGACGACAACGTCAAGCATTGGATCCGGGCCGGTTTCCGCACCGGCGACCCGGGATCCTGCAACACATGGGTGGCGTCCTCGTCGAAGGTGGCTTAGAGCTGCTTACGCACTGAGGTGAGGCGTCGCCGGCAGATGAGGGTGCGGGATCTTGTCGTTTCAGGAGTTTCCGAATCGGGTTCGTCCTGGGTTGGGGAGCCGCGGAGCAGGTGTCCGTCGAACACTACGTCCCGGCGTTGCACTATAGGAAGATTGTCGGTATATATCGATCGCATGAAGAACAGGTCGATGCAGGAGCCGACGTTCCTGATCCTCACGGCCCTGGCGGCCGGGCCGCAGCACGGCTACGGCATCATCACCGACGTCCTGAAGATCTCCGGTGAGCGGGTGCGGCTGCGCGCCGGCACCTTGTACGCCGCGCTCGACCGGCTCCAGGACGAGCAGTTGATTGAGACCGACCGCGAGGAGGTCGTGGGCGGCCGGGCCCGGCGTTACTACCGGCTCACCATCGAGGGCGCGGCCCGGCTGTCGGCCGAGGCCGAACGACTGCGCCGGAACGCCGACACCGCCACCGCGCGGCTGCGCCGCAGCCCGGCCGCTGCGCAGCCGTCCCTCGGCGGCGCCTCGTGACCGCGCTGGAACGGCGCTACCGCCGGTTGCTGACCTGGTACCCGAAGGACCACCGGGCGCGGCACGAGGAGGAGATGCTCGCCGTGCTGCTGGCGGCCTCGGCTCCAGGCCAAAGTCGCCCGTCCGGGCGGGACGCGTTCGATCTGGTGCGCGGCGGCCTGGCGATCCGGCTGCGCCGGGTCGCGCCGCCCGGGTCGCGCCGGCATTGGCGGGCGCCGTCGACCTGGCCGCCCTCCTCGCCCCTCTCGCGCTTTTCGGCGCCGGCCTGTCCCGCGCTGCCGCGCTCGCTGGCCGGTTAGCCTTCGACCAGGCCCTCCCGGTGCTCGTCTATGCGCTGCCGTCCGGGCTGGTCGTGCTTCTGGCGTGGCTGGGGCGGCGATGGGCGGCGATCGCCTGCGCGTGGGCCATAGCGGCGTTGCACGCGGGCGCGATGATGGCCCGGCTGCTGTCCCTGCCCGAAGGGACCATAGTGATGGGCGACGTGCTTCTCGTCTCGGGGCGGCCGTTGATCGCTGCCAATATGCTGCTGGCGGCCCTCCCGGCG includes:
- a CDS encoding MBL fold metallo-hydrolase, translating into MNMEIAALSQVATWPNADRRTRIVLANQFMTTGLDREGFEFFSALSARAQGDGLLLALAGTFQSRLEGQAEAAIVKLDAATSLDLGLPHYFRGISLARLPECAGRAETVVADLEFVLMVKDQFPPGFMRPVHAALSRAYDLLGRTEAAAQARGRAGHLITDYWANPDDGFRFAHQRLVEFAPGVYVAQGYDFSDVGFVVTDNGVVAIDAASTPEHAAAALRGLRQITELPVTHVILTHTHLDHVGGLDALTADGAMVIAQANFPHELALQNFGPPPLGYYLSRGQSRRAHVTPDHLVDNEEKLTVGGVDFTLIPISGGESDDGLVIHIPNLDVAFTGDMNMPYLGSPTLAEGSAQGLFEAMQMVIDLRPRQLIHGHTALTDNYTIEAFPGLLAALRDLERIVAAGIADGLTLVEILQLNHLPDVLKDHPVSVMPYLVTRDNFIQRVHRQRTGYWHRGGEGIERFAPAELAAALNLLAGESPAAFNTAGLELARRGEHALALHVVDLGLLSHPDDPELVGLRQSLLDSLVAQNQMLNPFKFMHYAALADLELAPPD
- a CDS encoding PadR family transcriptional regulator, whose protein sequence is MKNRSMQEPTFLILTALAAGPQHGYGIITDVLKISGERVRLRAGTLYAALDRLQDEQLIETDREEVVGGRARRYYRLTIEGAARLSAEAERLRRNADTATARLRRSPAAAQPSLGGAS
- a CDS encoding dihydrofolate reductase, coding for MNVGLIWAQTLDGVIGADNAIPWRLPEDMAHFKATTLGHPVVMGRKTWDSLPSRFRPLSGRRNIVVTRDPHWAAEGAERAGSIAKALELATEPLEPAASAAAWVIGGGEIYRAALPYATTLWVTEVDTTVDGDTYAPIPDPTWKVAEDRGWQSSTSGLCYRIRRYTR
- the rph gene encoding rifamycin-inactivating phosphotransferase — encoded protein: MIEQYVLGLQEVDETQVAVVGGKGAHLGVLSRIDGIRVPAGFCVTTDAFRRIMAEAPSIDDRLDQLSRLNPDDREAIRTLSAEIRRALEGVAIPGDLAAAITRALAQLGEQAAYAVRSSATAEDLPTASFAGQQDTYLNVVGPAAILQYVSRCWASLFTERAVTYRQRNGIDHRTVHMAVVVQQMVFPQAAGILFTADPVTSNRRVASIEAGFGLGEALVSGLVNADVYKVRDGEVVAKAVGAKQLAIHASPAGGTQKQAIDPEQQEQPALTDAQVVRLAQLGRRIEAHFGRPQDIEWCLVDDSFQIVQSRPITTLFPIPESSDRENHVYISVGHQQMMTDAMKPLGLSFWQMTTPAPIAEAGGRLFVDVTQRLASPTSRAGFLELVGRSDPLIADALQTVLDRDGFIRPLPDEGPPGPLVGGAPAAPIQTDPAIVTELIGRSEASIAASERDIRTKSGEALLDFIRADIQELRRILFDPQSHQVFMSAMEATWWLNEQLEAWLGEKNAADTLTQSVPHNVTSEMGLALLGVADVIRPYPDVVAFLQHIEDEGFLDELPKLAGGREARDAIEAWLDKYGMRCVGEIDITRPRWSERPSTLVPMILGNIKNFELGAGERRFEQGRQEAWKKEQELLERLRALPDGQRKAEETKRMIDRVRTFIGYREYPKYGMVSRYFVYKQALLEEAERLVQAHVLREKEDIFYLTFQELHDVVRTNRVDDQLIGRRKDAFRSYQALTPPRVLTSDGEAISGTYRRDDTPAGALIGLPVSAGTVEGRARVILDMARADLEPGDILVTAHTDPSWTPVFVAIAGLVTEVGGLMTHGAVIAREYGLPAVVGVVDATRLIRDGQRIRVHGTDGYVEILP
- a CDS encoding thymidylate synthase produces the protein MVDTQYEDLLRLVLTSGTTKADRTGTGTRSVFGHQLRYDLSQGFPLVTTKKVHLRSIVYELLWFLRGDSNVAWLHEHGVTIWDEWADANGDLGPVYGVQWRAWPTPDGRHIDQISDVLDTLRRDPDSRRMIVSAWNVAELPKMALAPCHAFFQFYVADGKLSCQLYQRSADLFLGVPFNIASYALLTHMMAQQADLEPGDFIWTGGDCHIYDNHVKQVTEQLSRTPFEFPELRLRRADSLFDYAYSDVEVLGYQHHPAIKAPVAV
- a CDS encoding DUF6204 family protein, with the translated sequence MAFSLMASGTFTHDQSVTAFTFRCQVPAGPDDGQDEAALGAMAALETHGHPHEILQLAVTDMRHIKIRPKGRRM